One region of Halomicrobium sp. LC1Hm genomic DNA includes:
- a CDS encoding redoxin domain-containing protein yields the protein MISEGDEAPRFELPAVVDGEHRRVALDEYLGEDVVILAFYPGDFNPACDEESDLDELDLFTMQKDVSVLGISADTLYSHAAFAEAYDLHVPLLSDTRREVAREYGVTFEDAVGQALIERAVFVVDHDGIVQCAWSTQSPLALPDVDAIKDTIGDTGGDDTAFARYRVGHAHYTEGRRAFTSAMGSYQDSEWMLAQSDFGRAQAAFEEAADHFDSAVRFVDDADLTTYYERAEEKATALWQAAEWLSESASEYSSGAGAAGQQLRDDAERPLETARDIGEPIDPDAWPPDLDADDAQSILPQDDDAEVELAIDIDEAATGGAEADAPSLDETPAGEGSGDETGGEEEIDDAELQEIEAELTANQPDDPTGGDLEETPTSMVDAPPDADDGDAEGDDLAELEADLEASQSTSERSPADEERVDGPDEEHPDSTPDTPSLEPDDADVPPPGSGSLEPGTGSGDGGAAFDDGDGGASPDDAPDQRDHLDETDALDEPDGASDEDMAAIPTEEELAADDEDDDGERY from the coding sequence GTGATTTCCGAGGGCGACGAAGCGCCGCGGTTCGAGCTACCGGCCGTCGTCGACGGCGAGCACCGGCGGGTGGCGCTGGACGAGTACCTCGGCGAGGACGTGGTCATCCTCGCGTTCTATCCCGGCGACTTCAACCCGGCCTGTGACGAGGAGTCGGACCTGGACGAACTCGACCTGTTCACGATGCAAAAAGACGTGAGCGTGCTGGGGATCAGCGCGGACACCCTGTACAGCCACGCTGCCTTCGCCGAGGCGTACGACCTGCACGTCCCGCTGCTCTCGGACACGCGTCGCGAGGTCGCCCGAGAGTACGGCGTCACATTCGAGGACGCCGTCGGGCAGGCCCTGATCGAACGGGCGGTGTTCGTCGTCGACCACGACGGGATCGTCCAGTGCGCCTGGTCGACACAGAGCCCGCTGGCCCTGCCCGACGTGGACGCCATCAAGGACACGATCGGCGACACCGGCGGCGACGACACCGCCTTCGCCCGCTATCGGGTCGGCCACGCCCACTACACCGAAGGGCGGCGGGCGTTCACGAGCGCCATGGGGTCCTACCAGGACTCGGAGTGGATGCTCGCTCAGTCTGACTTCGGGCGGGCACAGGCGGCCTTCGAGGAGGCCGCCGACCACTTCGACAGCGCCGTCCGGTTCGTCGACGACGCCGACCTGACGACGTACTACGAGCGCGCCGAGGAGAAGGCGACCGCGCTCTGGCAGGCCGCCGAGTGGCTCTCGGAGTCGGCCAGCGAGTATTCGAGCGGTGCCGGCGCGGCGGGCCAGCAGCTCCGGGACGACGCCGAGCGACCGCTGGAGACCGCCCGCGACATCGGCGAACCGATCGATCCCGACGCGTGGCCGCCGGATCTCGACGCCGACGACGCCCAGAGCATCCTCCCGCAGGACGACGACGCGGAGGTCGAACTGGCGATCGACATCGACGAGGCCGCGACCGGCGGTGCGGAGGCCGACGCGCCGTCGCTCGACGAGACGCCGGCAGGCGAGGGGTCGGGAGACGAGACCGGCGGCGAGGAGGAGATCGACGACGCGGAACTCCAGGAGATCGAGGCGGAACTGACCGCCAACCAGCCCGACGACCCGACCGGTGGGGACCTAGAGGAGACGCCGACGAGCATGGTCGACGCACCGCCGGACGCCGACGACGGTGACGCCGAGGGCGACGATCTGGCCGAACTCGAAGCGGACCTGGAAGCGAGCCAGTCGACGTCGGAGCGCTCACCGGCGGACGAGGAGCGAGTGGACGGCCCGGACGAGGAGCACCCGGACTCCACGCCCGACACGCCCTCGCTCGAACCGGACGACGCGGACGTTCCGCCGCCGGGATCTGGCTCGCTGGAACCCGGCACGGGATCGGGTGACGGCGGGGCCGCGTTCGACGATGGCGACGGCGGAGCGTCGCCCGACGACGCTCCGGACCAACGGGACCACCTCGACGAGACGGACGCGCTCGACGAACCGGACGGTGCCAGCGACGAGGACATGGCCGCGATCCCGACCGAGGAGGAACTCGCCGCGGACGACGAGGACGACGACGGCGAGCGGTACTGA
- a CDS encoding Lrp/AsnC family transcriptional regulator — protein sequence MTLEGLDELDKKIIHELQTDARHTSSGTIADAADVSASTVRNRIQRLEEQGLISGYHADVEYESAGYQLYTLIICTAPVPRREELAEAALEVPGVVRVTEVMTGEENVHVSVVGADGDDLSRIGRDLDELGLEVADEDLIRSEHVDAFDGFDVECADE from the coding sequence ATGACGCTCGAAGGACTCGACGAACTGGACAAGAAGATCATCCACGAACTGCAGACCGACGCGCGCCACACGTCTTCTGGGACGATCGCCGACGCGGCCGACGTCTCGGCCAGTACGGTCCGAAACAGGATCCAGCGACTGGAAGAACAGGGGCTCATCAGCGGGTACCACGCCGACGTGGAGTACGAGAGCGCCGGCTACCAGCTGTACACGCTGATCATCTGTACCGCGCCGGTCCCCCGACGAGAGGAGCTGGCCGAAGCGGCGCTGGAAGTTCCGGGTGTCGTCCGCGTGACGGAGGTCATGACCGGCGAGGAGAACGTCCACGTCAGCGTCGTCGGGGCGGACGGCGACGATCTCAGCCGTATCGGCCGGGACCTCGACGAACTCGGGCTGGAAGTCGCCGACGAGGACCTCATCCGAAGCGAGCACGTGGACGCGTTCGACGGGTTCGACGTCGAGTGTGCGGACGAATAG
- a CDS encoding amino acid transporter: protein MKQLERDLGLPTVLAISVGAMIGSGIFILPALALKTAGPSVVLAYLLAGILVVPAALSKSEMATAMPEAGGTYLYIERGMGPLFGTVAGVGTWFSLAFKGGLALVGGVPYLLILFDLPVKPVALGLAVVLILVNLAGAKQTGRLQVAIVVVMLAALSWFVVGSGASVQQANFQPFYADGLSGLLAATGLVFVSYAGVTKVASVAEEVENPDRNIPLGILGSLAFTTLLYVLIVAIIVGVTDAGVVAGSATPVAEAARATLGEWGVWAVVLAAILALISTANAGILSSSRYPFAMARDGLVPTSLAEVSERFGTPSLSISLTGIVLLALIAFVPILDIAKLASAFQILVFVLINVAIVAFREGEGDYEPSFEAPLYPWMQVGGVLSGIVLLTQMGPVAIAGAVVITVGSVLWYVLYARPNVERQGAAADAVGQGIGDALIDETASAMENKPYEVLVAITREMDREREAALLRIAADLVRPHDGRVVAVWFEEVPDQIDLETASETQSPADVQFEEQTDDLADDLNVAVDAGEIVSHDTKHAIVNFARHRGVDAIVAEHEHRRLRSRLFGDPVDWIVDHAPCDVLLVDNRGYDRPKRIAVEDDGGPFHPNTVAITDALAAENGSRVVFSPGDKDENGPGVTYREQLADLLSVPVSATGTETAQTRPDIRIRRGADHRLRGSLLDRRPDGPADSTEITVHAHESEQPGLLRRLFERIVF, encoded by the coding sequence ATGAAACAGCTAGAGCGAGACCTCGGCCTCCCGACCGTCCTGGCGATCAGCGTCGGCGCGATGATCGGCAGCGGGATCTTCATTCTCCCGGCCCTGGCGCTCAAGACGGCCGGTCCCTCGGTCGTGCTCGCCTACCTGCTCGCGGGAATCCTCGTCGTGCCGGCGGCGCTGTCGAAGTCCGAGATGGCGACGGCGATGCCCGAGGCCGGCGGGACCTACCTCTACATCGAGCGCGGGATGGGGCCGCTGTTCGGGACGGTCGCGGGCGTCGGCACGTGGTTCTCGCTGGCGTTCAAGGGCGGGCTCGCGCTGGTCGGCGGCGTTCCTTACCTCCTGATCCTGTTCGACCTCCCGGTCAAGCCCGTCGCGCTGGGACTGGCAGTTGTCCTGATCCTGGTGAATCTCGCCGGAGCGAAACAGACCGGCCGCCTGCAGGTCGCCATCGTCGTGGTGATGCTGGCGGCGCTGTCGTGGTTCGTCGTCGGCAGCGGGGCGAGCGTCCAGCAGGCCAACTTCCAGCCGTTCTACGCCGACGGACTGTCCGGCCTGCTGGCCGCGACGGGGCTGGTGTTCGTCTCCTACGCTGGCGTCACGAAGGTCGCCAGCGTCGCCGAGGAAGTCGAGAACCCGGACCGGAACATCCCGCTGGGCATCCTGGGCTCGCTGGCGTTCACGACGCTGCTGTACGTCCTGATCGTGGCGATCATCGTCGGCGTCACCGACGCGGGCGTGGTCGCCGGCTCCGCCACCCCGGTCGCCGAGGCCGCGCGGGCGACGCTGGGCGAGTGGGGGGTCTGGGCCGTGGTGCTGGCGGCGATCCTCGCGCTGATCTCGACGGCCAACGCCGGCATCCTCTCGTCGTCTCGGTACCCCTTCGCGATGGCCCGTGACGGCCTCGTGCCCACGTCGCTGGCAGAGGTCAGCGAGCGCTTTGGCACGCCGTCGCTGTCGATTTCGCTGACCGGGATCGTCCTGCTGGCCCTGATCGCGTTCGTCCCGATCCTCGACATCGCGAAACTCGCCAGCGCGTTCCAGATCCTCGTGTTCGTCCTGATCAACGTCGCGATCGTGGCCTTCCGCGAGGGCGAGGGCGACTACGAGCCAAGCTTCGAGGCCCCGCTGTACCCCTGGATGCAGGTCGGCGGGGTGCTCAGCGGCATCGTGTTGCTCACCCAGATGGGACCGGTCGCGATCGCCGGGGCCGTCGTCATCACCGTGGGGAGCGTGCTCTGGTACGTCCTCTACGCCCGGCCCAACGTCGAGCGACAGGGTGCCGCGGCCGACGCGGTCGGACAGGGAATCGGCGACGCGCTCATCGACGAGACCGCCTCGGCGATGGAGAACAAGCCCTACGAGGTGCTGGTCGCGATCACCCGAGAGATGGATCGCGAGCGCGAGGCCGCACTGCTACGGATCGCCGCCGACCTCGTGCGGCCACACGACGGCCGCGTCGTCGCCGTCTGGTTCGAGGAGGTGCCAGACCAGATTGACCTCGAAACGGCCTCCGAGACGCAGTCGCCGGCAGACGTTCAGTTCGAAGAACAGACCGACGACCTCGCAGACGACCTGAACGTCGCCGTCGACGCGGGCGAGATCGTCAGCCACGACACGAAACACGCGATCGTCAACTTCGCGCGCCATCGCGGCGTCGACGCAATCGTCGCGGAACACGAACACCGACGGCTCCGGTCGCGGCTGTTCGGCGATCCGGTCGACTGGATCGTCGACCACGCACCCTGTGACGTGTTGCTGGTGGACAACAGGGGGTACGACCGACCGAAGCGCATCGCGGTCGAGGACGACGGCGGCCCGTTCCACCCCAACACCGTCGCGATCACGGACGCGCTGGCCGCCGAGAACGGCAGTCGCGTCGTCTTCAGCCCGGGGGACAAAGACGAGAACGGCCCCGGAGTGACGTACCGAGAACAGCTGGCGGACCTGCTGTCAGTCCCGGTCTCGGCCACCGGCACGGAGACCGCACAGACCAGACCGGACATTCGGATCCGCCGGGGAGCCGATCACCGACTCCGGGGCTCGCTGCTCGACCGGCGGCCCGACGGCCCGGCCGACAGCACCGAGATCACCGTCCACGCACACGAGTCCGAACAGCCGGGGCTGCTCCGGCGACTGTTCGAGCGCATCGTGTTCTGA
- a CDS encoding matrixin family metalloprotease, producing the protein MSRTTATAVVVVLVTLAGCSGLLVSEDATPTVSETATPTAVESQTTTPTATPSPTETPTPTETETPTPTPSPTETATQTPDDTLSSDNPWGQEIVPVRINDSADDGRNTTALTVRTIDYWNANIERYTDFEYRFVLAEGPDDARVEVQFRESVDRCDEQETNVAGCAAYLHEGTRARDLEVAAVESQGSNAGVLATTRHEFGHLVGLNHSDEPLDLMAQRYEGDIRDATDRPFPWYGDTLHVAVEPDTIDGDPAVVREQVRHAVEYYDAGADGTVPENVSVVVSDEPEFAEVVVTNDSERGCTVTDGSGALRSVRNLDTDERAELYTRMVVCIGPVGEDAVGWHTGYWLGSAFGLEDGERAAIFRTNDPREVRSDWWK; encoded by the coding sequence ATGTCGCGTACAACTGCCACCGCGGTCGTGGTCGTCCTCGTCACCCTCGCGGGCTGTAGCGGGCTGCTGGTCTCAGAGGACGCCACGCCGACGGTGAGCGAGACGGCCACGCCGACCGCCGTCGAGTCCCAGACCACGACGCCGACGGCTACTCCATCACCGACAGAGACGCCCACACCGACCGAGACGGAGACGCCGACGCCCACTCCATCACCGACAGAGACGGCCACGCAAACGCCGGACGACACGCTCTCGTCGGACAACCCGTGGGGCCAGGAGATCGTCCCGGTGCGGATCAACGACAGCGCCGACGACGGGCGCAACACCACCGCGCTCACGGTCCGGACGATCGACTACTGGAACGCCAACATCGAGCGCTACACCGACTTCGAGTACCGCTTCGTGCTGGCCGAGGGCCCCGACGACGCACGCGTCGAGGTCCAGTTCAGAGAGTCGGTCGATCGCTGTGACGAGCAGGAGACCAACGTCGCGGGCTGTGCGGCGTACCTCCACGAGGGGACGAGAGCCAGAGACCTCGAAGTCGCCGCCGTCGAGAGCCAGGGCTCGAACGCGGGGGTCCTGGCGACGACGCGCCACGAATTCGGCCACCTCGTCGGGCTGAACCACAGCGACGAGCCCCTGGACCTGATGGCACAGCGCTACGAGGGCGACATCCGCGACGCCACCGACCGACCGTTCCCGTGGTACGGCGACACCCTCCACGTCGCGGTCGAGCCAGACACGATCGACGGGGACCCGGCGGTGGTCCGCGAGCAGGTCCGCCACGCGGTCGAGTACTACGACGCCGGGGCCGACGGCACCGTGCCGGAGAACGTCAGCGTCGTCGTGAGCGACGAACCGGAGTTCGCCGAGGTCGTCGTCACCAACGACAGCGAGCGGGGCTGTACGGTCACCGACGGATCGGGCGCTCTCCGCTCGGTCCGGAACCTCGACACCGACGAGCGCGCGGAGCTGTACACCCGGATGGTCGTCTGTATCGGCCCCGTCGGCGAGGACGCCGTCGGCTGGCACACCGGCTACTGGCTGGGGTCGGCATTCGGGCTGGAAGACGGCGAGCGGGCGGCCATCTTCAGGACCAACGACCCACGCGAGGTCCGCAGCGACTGGTGGAAGTAA
- a CDS encoding DUF367 family protein produces MELHVRYEGDDDPDKCSARRLAQFDEAELHRATRSTPPGIVLNPFADQALSPADRAGSGSRTDRVVALDCSWETAEREAFDLEGLHRSLPFLVAGNPVNYGTAFQLNTVEAFAGALCILGERDHAERLLEHFSWGHTFLELNEEPLERYAACADSSEVVAVQDDYLAEE; encoded by the coding sequence GTGGAACTACACGTCCGGTACGAGGGCGACGACGATCCCGACAAGTGCAGCGCCCGGCGGCTCGCGCAGTTCGACGAGGCCGAGTTGCACCGCGCGACCCGGTCGACGCCGCCGGGGATCGTGCTGAACCCCTTCGCCGACCAGGCCCTCTCACCGGCGGACCGGGCGGGCTCCGGGTCCCGCACCGACCGAGTGGTGGCACTGGACTGCTCGTGGGAGACCGCCGAGCGGGAGGCGTTCGACCTCGAAGGGCTCCACCGGTCGCTGCCCTTCCTCGTTGCCGGCAACCCCGTCAACTACGGCACCGCCTTCCAGCTCAACACGGTCGAGGCCTTCGCCGGGGCGCTCTGTATCCTCGGCGAGCGCGACCACGCCGAGCGGTTGCTCGAACACTTCAGCTGGGGCCACACCTTCCTCGAACTCAACGAGGAGCCACTGGAGCGGTACGCGGCGTGTGCGGATTCGAGCGAGGTCGTCGCCGTCCAGGACGACTATCTGGCCGAGGAATGA
- a CDS encoding nuclear transport factor 2 family protein — translation MDRVATARAYYRALDEHDYDLLSDVLAPDFVHERPDRTFEGRDRFVQFMREERPQTETSHPIATVYTGASTVAVEGRLLASDGAEITRFVDVFAFEDGVITRLRTHTPES, via the coding sequence ATGGATCGGGTGGCGACGGCACGCGCGTACTACCGGGCACTGGACGAGCACGACTACGACCTGCTTTCGGACGTACTCGCCCCTGACTTCGTCCACGAGCGACCGGATCGGACCTTCGAGGGGCGCGACCGCTTCGTCCAGTTCATGCGCGAGGAGCGCCCGCAGACGGAGACAAGCCACCCGATAGCGACGGTCTACACCGGGGCGTCGACCGTCGCGGTCGAGGGACGACTGCTGGCCAGTGACGGGGCGGAGATCACGCGGTTCGTCGACGTGTTCGCGTTCGAGGACGGCGTGATTACCCGGCTCAGGACCCACACGCCGGAGTCCTGA